One window of Burkholderiales bacterium genomic DNA carries:
- a CDS encoding class I SAM-dependent methyltransferase produces MARLILKAGREKSLKRRHPWVFSGAVAKVEGEAKAGDTIEVRSADGEWLALAAYSPHSQIRARAWTFSEAEIDASFFTRRVEDAANARTALGIDGASSGMRLIHGEADGLPGVIADRYGETAVVQLLSAGADRWRDEIADALCGLPGVERVWERSDADARELEGLKPKSGLLRGKPLPHAPVIEEHGLKFKVEVDAGHKTGFYLDQRDNRVLLRHLAADKDVLDCFSYTGGFTLNALLGGAASVTAVDSSGLALDAARANVALNGLRDAQWIEADVFQTLRKLRDQGKTYDVIVLDPPKLAPTAAHAERAARAYKDINLFAFKMLKPGGHLMTYSCSGGVSADLFQKIVAGAALDAKVGVRIERWLHAAPDHPVALHFPESEYLKGLLCRVAC; encoded by the coding sequence TTGGCGCGGCTGATCCTCAAGGCGGGACGCGAGAAGTCGCTCAAACGCCGCCACCCGTGGGTGTTCTCCGGCGCGGTGGCCAAGGTCGAAGGCGAAGCAAAGGCAGGCGATACGATCGAAGTGCGCTCCGCCGACGGCGAATGGCTCGCGCTCGCTGCCTACAGCCCGCATTCGCAGATACGCGCGCGCGCCTGGACGTTCAGCGAGGCGGAGATCGACGCGAGCTTCTTCACGCGCCGGGTCGAAGACGCCGCGAACGCGCGCACCGCGCTGGGCATCGACGGCGCGAGCAGCGGCATGCGCCTCATCCACGGCGAAGCCGACGGGCTTCCGGGCGTGATCGCCGACCGCTATGGCGAGACCGCGGTGGTGCAGCTCCTCTCGGCCGGCGCCGATCGCTGGCGCGACGAGATCGCCGACGCGCTCTGCGGCCTGCCCGGCGTCGAGCGCGTCTGGGAGCGTTCCGACGCCGACGCGCGCGAGCTCGAAGGGCTCAAGCCGAAGAGCGGGCTGCTGCGCGGCAAGCCGCTGCCGCACGCGCCGGTGATCGAAGAGCACGGCCTGAAGTTCAAGGTCGAGGTCGACGCCGGCCACAAGACCGGTTTCTATCTCGACCAGCGCGACAACCGCGTGCTGCTGCGCCATCTCGCGGCGGATAAGGACGTGCTCGACTGCTTCTCGTACACCGGCGGCTTCACGTTGAATGCGCTCCTCGGCGGCGCCGCTTCGGTGACGGCGGTCGACAGCTCGGGCCTCGCGCTCGACGCCGCGCGCGCGAACGTCGCGCTCAACGGCCTGCGCGATGCGCAGTGGATCGAAGCCGACGTCTTCCAGACGCTGCGCAAGCTGCGCGACCAGGGCAAGACCTACGACGTGATCGTGCTCGATCCGCCCAAGCTCGCGCCGACCGCGGCGCACGCCGAGCGCGCGGCGCGAGCGTACAAGGACATCAACCTCTTCGCGTTCAAGATGCTCAAGCCCGGCGGGCACCTGATGACGTATTCCTGCTCGGGCGGCGTCTCGGCCGATCTCTTCCAGAAGATCGTCGCCGGCGCCGCGCTCGATGCCAAAGTGGGCGTGCGCATCGAGCGATGGCTGCATGCCGCGCCCGATCACCCGGTGGCGCTGCACTTCCCGGAGAGCGAGTACTTGAAAGGGTTGCTCTGCCGCGTTGCCTGCTAG